TAGTTTTCAGAAATATGATGTTTGGAGATACTGTAGCTTATTTTAATTGAAATGAACATTTTATAACTAAAATTTAAAAATTAAAGGAGAAAATAAAATGAATTTCATTTCAAATATATTACAAGATTTATTAAATACATTATTCAGTTTTACAGGAGATTTAGGTGTTGCTATAGTGATTATAACTTTAATAGTAAAGTTGCTATTAATGCCGTTATCTTTAAGACAAAAATTTGCTATGAGAAAACAACAAGATTTGGCAGAAAAGATGAACCATATAAAAGAAAAATATAAAAATAATGCCAAAGAGATGGAAAAGCAACTACAAAAACATTCCGTAGAAAGCATGAAGAGTATGTTAGGATGTTCAACGCTTTTACTACAAATGCCTGTAGTTTATGCTTTGTATCATACATTTTTAAATATGCCACAAGGCTCAACAAGTGTATTAATTCCATGGATAAGTAGCTTAAATGTATCTGATAATTTATTTATAATACCTTGTATATATACATTAACTATGTTAGCTCCAAGTTTAATAAGTTTTATACCATACTTTAAGGCAAGTACTCAAGTAGCTTTTAGTAAACAAATGGTTGTATCTACAGTTATAATGAGTTTTATGTTAACACTTAGAACTCCTGTAGCTATAGGGTTATATTTTATAACAAGTAGTATATATTCATTAATTGAAGATATTTGCTTTAGGATATATGTTAAACAAAAAAACAGACTAATTGTTAATTAATATATAGTAATCAGCTATCTTACAAAATAGATAGCTGATTTTTTTTATTAACTTATAATAAATTCTGATTTTTAGTTTTTTTATAATAAATCAAAAAAGTTAGTTAGCTACAAATAAGATTTCAATGGATTGGGATTGAATGGTCAAATTTCTAACATCAATGGTATCTATTAATTAAATACGTTTATATATGAGTTAAATTAGCAGTGAGCCATAATCCATCAATTTTAATTTTAAATTTATCATTATCTTTTGGATACATAGTTACTACACTATTTTTATACTCTGATTTATCAAAATTTAAATAAAGATATAAATATTTGCTATATCCATAAAAATGGCATACAACTTTGTCATTTTTCATAAATACCATTTGAACCATATCTTTATCATTAGCTGGCTTTATATCTTGCCACTTATATCCAATAGTTTTATATATCGTTTTAGATGAAGTTTTGGGTTCAAAAACATAAACTTTGTCCCAATCAAAAGGAGTTATATCACTTAAATGAATAGTTTCTTTCATCTTATCTGATTTTAATTCTTTTTCTACAAAAGCACAAATACTCTTATGAAATGCATCAAAATTTTTATCTTCTTTACTTTTTTCAAACTTAGTTAAATCACTAGATTTGTCAACAATATTCCATTTGTTATTATTCTTTTCTAGCTCGAAATTAATTTTAGATATACATTCTCCGTATTTTCCTGGTTGAGTAACTATAACTTTTTCACCTGATTTATTTTTGTAAGTATGCTGAGATATTTCTTTGTGAGTGTGTCCTGCTACAATAGCATCTATTCCATTTATTTCTTTTGCCAGTTCTTTTATTCTATTTCCAGGATATTTATTTATATCACTTTCTTCACCTGAATGTACAACAGCTAAAATAATATCTGGATTTTCCTTTTGCATAACATTGACCCATTTATTAGCTTCTTTAATTAAGTCTGTCATATATAACTCACCATTGTATCCTTGAAAGTCTCTTAATCCTTCAGATGTTGCTTTTGCTTGTCCACTTGAAGATTCATCATAAGTTTGACCAACTTCTTGGATAGTTAGACCTAGTATTCCCACTTTAACATTTCCATCTGGCGTAGAAATATCTTTTATTACATAAGGGTCTACGTAGTTTTTTCCGTCTTTTTTATATGTATTTGCTGATAGAACATCAATATCTTGTTTCTTAAAATCTTTTACCATATTGTCTAGCTCAAGTTTGTTATTTTTTATAAATTCATGATTTCCAAGAACCACAGTATCATATCCTATTTCTTTCATTTCCTTGGAAATAGGAACCTCTAAATATTTTTTATTGTACGCATCATCGCTCCCTTTTGTATAAAAATATTTTTCAATAGGAGAACCACTTTTGCCATAATCAAAAAAATCTCCTGCATCTACTAAAATAGTATTTTTATCTTTAGCTTTTTCATTTTTTATATATGAAGTTAACTCATATGGTAAATATCCATGCAAATCAGTAGTAGCTAATATGCTTACCTCTGTGTTTTTAGTTGAGCTACATCCCGATAGTGAGAATATGCTTGCCCCTAGTATCATCCCTATCATTATTTTCTTTTTCATAAATCCCCCACCTTTTGAATCATATTACATTAAATGCTATTTACATTATTACATATAAAATATAAATTTACAAATTAGGGAAAAATAGTTATTTAATTTTACAAAAACAGATTTTAGGAAAAGTTTATTCTGATATAATTAAAGGATAAATGAAACGTTGAAAAATAGCCATGTCAAATTATTTTGACATAGAAAAAAATGCCATGTAAAAGAGGTTTGATAGACTAACTAAGTTAAATATGACAAGATGATATACAAAGGAGAAGTGTTATGGAGGTTGGAAGTAAATTAAAAAAAGCAAGGATAGATTCTAAGTTAACACAAGAAAAAGTAGCGGAGGAAATACAAGTTTCTAGACAGACTATATCAAATTGGGAAAATGAAAAATCTTATCCAGATATTATAAGCGTAATAAAATTGAGTGACTTATATAATATTAGTTTGGATGAATTACTGAAAGGAGATTCCAATATGATAAAGCATTTGGAGGAAAGTACAAATGTGGTAAGTAGCAATAAAAAATTATTAATGGCTATTGGAGCAAATGTATTATTAATGATTTTATTTATATTATTCAATAGCGTTATATCGAAAAATAATTATTTGATTATTGGAACTGCATCTATTGGTGTGTTGAGCACAACAGCATTATTTTACCAAATAATAAAGAAATTTTAAGGGAGGGGATTTATATGAGTTGGTATTTAATTGTATTAGCTTTTATTATGATATTAGGAGCGACAACTCTTGCGTATCAGGTTTATAAAATGACAGAATTAGATGCTATTAGTAGAGGATTTAAACATCCAAAGTTTTGGGGAGTTTTTTCATTAAGTGGAAATGGAAGTGGTGGTCTATTGATATACTTGATAGGAAGAAGAAAGTATCCATCTTCTATGAGTGAAGCAGATAAATTAGTAATGGAATCAAGAAAAAAGAGAGCAGGGGTATCTTTAATTTTTATGGCATTATCGTCAATTGCTTTATTTGCAGTTTGCATTTTTAAACTTTAAATATATTCATGAGTGGATAATTTAACATAGGGTGGAAATCATAATTAAGAAACTAAAACTTAGAAAAAGGAGTAATTAAATTATGGTTTTTCCAACAGAATTTCCAAAACAACATCAAAATCACCAGCCTGGATTTGAATATGAAATGACTCCAAATCCAATATATGATAATCCTCTATATAATAAACCAAATGATAAATTAAAAGATAAAGTAGCTATAATATCTGGAGGAGATAGCGGAATTGGAAGAGCAGTTGCTCTTGCTTTTGCTAAATCTGGTTGTGATGTAAGTATAATTTATTACAATGAGGATGAAGATGCTAAGATTACAAAGCATAAAGTAGAAGATGAAGGCAGAAAATGTCTTTTAATTAAAGGAGATATAAGAGAAAGTGAATTTTGTAAAAAAGCTGTTCAAAATACATTAGATGAATATAAACAAATAAACATAGTAGTTAATAACTCAGCAGTACAATATGAACAACAAAATTTAATAGACATAACTGATGAACAATTTGATAAAACTTTTAAAACTAATGTTTATGGAGCATTTTATTTAACAAAGGCAGCAATTGATCATTTAAAATGTGGAGACTGCATAATAAACACTACATCTGTTGTTGCTTATCATGGACATGAAACTTTAATAGATTATTCTATGACTAAAGGAGCGATGACAGCATTTACAAGATCTTTATCAATGCAACTTGCAACTAAGGGTATAAGAGTTAATGCTGTAGCACCTGGACCTATATGGACACCACTTATACCTTCTAGTTTTGATGAACAAAAGGTTTCTAAGTTTGGAAATAATACTCCTATGAAAAGAGCGGGTCAGCCTGTAGAATGCGCAGGTGCATATGTATTTTTAGCTAGTAATGAAGCGTCATATATTACAGGGCAAACTATACATATAAATGGTGGGGAGATTGTAAATGGTTAACTAATTAAATTTATTAAAAATATAAACACTCTCTAAGTAACAATTTGTTATATAGGGAGTGTTTTACTTTTATAAATACAGGAGAGACATAGATAATTAGAATAATACAATTAATATTAACTAAGAATTAAATTTATTAACTAGTGGTTGATAAATTTAAGAAAATACTTAACTACATCTCCATTGTTACTTGATTAGCATAAATGTATAATTAGAATATAAGATCTTATAAATTAAGAGAATTCAGGGAGATATTAATGGAATTATATATTGGTGATGTTATAAATAAGTTAAGAAAAGAAAAAGGTATTACACAAGAAAAACTAGCGAATGCATTAGGAGTTTCAGTAGCGGCAGTTTCTAAATGGGAAAATAAAAGTACTTATCCAGATATTACGATGCTACCCCTAATAGCTAGATTTTTCAATACTACTATAGATAAACTTTTAAATTATGAAATAGAAATTTCAAATGAAAAAGTGATGGAATTGATTAAAGAATGTGCTAATTTATTTGAAAAGGATACTATTGAAAATGCAATAAGTAGATGTGAAAAACATTTAAGAGAATATTCAAATAATTTATTTTTGAAGTTTAGAATGGGTTCGTTATATATGATGTC
Above is a genomic segment from Romboutsia lituseburensis containing:
- a CDS encoding metallophosphoesterase; the protein is MKKKIMIGMILGASIFSLSGCSSTKNTEVSILATTDLHGYLPYELTSYIKNEKAKDKNTILVDAGDFFDYGKSGSPIEKYFYTKGSDDAYNKKYLEVPISKEMKEIGYDTVVLGNHEFIKNNKLELDNMVKDFKKQDIDVLSANTYKKDGKNYVDPYVIKDISTPDGNVKVGILGLTIQEVGQTYDESSSGQAKATSEGLRDFQGYNGELYMTDLIKEANKWVNVMQKENPDIILAVVHSGEESDINKYPGNRIKELAKEINGIDAIVAGHTHKEISQHTYKNKSGEKVIVTQPGKYGECISKINFELEKNNNKWNIVDKSSDLTKFEKSKEDKNFDAFHKSICAFVEKELKSDKMKETIHLSDITPFDWDKVYVFEPKTSSKTIYKTIGYKWQDIKPANDKDMVQMVFMKNDKVVCHFYGYSKYLYLYLNFDKSEYKNSVVTMYPKDNDKFKIKIDGLWLTANLTHI
- a CDS encoding SDR family oxidoreductase: MVFPTEFPKQHQNHQPGFEYEMTPNPIYDNPLYNKPNDKLKDKVAIISGGDSGIGRAVALAFAKSGCDVSIIYYNEDEDAKITKHKVEDEGRKCLLIKGDIRESEFCKKAVQNTLDEYKQINIVVNNSAVQYEQQNLIDITDEQFDKTFKTNVYGAFYLTKAAIDHLKCGDCIINTTSVVAYHGHETLIDYSMTKGAMTAFTRSLSMQLATKGIRVNAVAPGPIWTPLIPSSFDEQKVSKFGNNTPMKRAGQPVECAGAYVFLASNEASYITGQTIHINGGEIVNG
- a CDS encoding YidC/Oxa1 family membrane protein insertase, whose amino-acid sequence is MNFISNILQDLLNTLFSFTGDLGVAIVIITLIVKLLLMPLSLRQKFAMRKQQDLAEKMNHIKEKYKNNAKEMEKQLQKHSVESMKSMLGCSTLLLQMPVVYALYHTFLNMPQGSTSVLIPWISSLNVSDNLFIIPCIYTLTMLAPSLISFIPYFKASTQVAFSKQMVVSTVIMSFMLTLRTPVAIGLYFITSSIYSLIEDICFRIYVKQKNRLIVN
- a CDS encoding helix-turn-helix domain-containing protein encodes the protein MEVGSKLKKARIDSKLTQEKVAEEIQVSRQTISNWENEKSYPDIISVIKLSDLYNISLDELLKGDSNMIKHLEESTNVVSSNKKLLMAIGANVLLMILFILFNSVISKNNYLIIGTASIGVLSTTALFYQIIKKF